One window from the genome of Rhodopseudomonas sp. P2A-2r encodes:
- a CDS encoding PRC-barrel domain-containing protein: MIAVGLSTGRAWPANDTLAPQAAPASPQAIPGAPDKKPADAAPAEATTPPVVTVIDAVDARGILGRDVRSPTGDNMGRIADVIVDRGGQTRAAVIDFGGFLGVGSRKIVVDWSALRFGNVANKSESISLGLTREQVRAAPEYKDDQPIVALGASGKLEPLRYPPLNGQEK, from the coding sequence ATGATCGCCGTCGGGCTTTCGACGGGTCGGGCATGGCCGGCCAATGACACACTTGCGCCGCAAGCTGCCCCGGCTTCGCCGCAAGCGATTCCGGGCGCTCCGGACAAGAAACCGGCCGATGCCGCGCCGGCCGAGGCGACGACACCGCCCGTGGTGACCGTGATCGACGCCGTCGATGCGCGCGGCATTCTCGGCCGCGACGTGCGCAGCCCGACCGGCGATAACATGGGACGCATTGCCGATGTGATCGTCGATCGCGGCGGCCAGACCCGCGCCGCGGTGATCGACTTCGGCGGCTTTCTCGGCGTCGGCAGCCGCAAGATCGTGGTCGACTGGAGCGCGCTGCGGTTTGGCAACGTCGCCAACAAGAGCGAGAGCATCAGCCTCGGCCTGACCCGCGAGCAGGTCCGCGCCGCGCCGGAATACAAGGATGACCAGCCGATCGTAGCGCTCGGAGCCTCCGGCAAGCTGGAGCCGCTGCGCTATCCGCCATTGAACGGACAGGAGAAGTAG